Proteins from one Penicillium digitatum chromosome 2, complete sequence genomic window:
- a CDS encoding Ubiquitin-conjugating enzyme, E2 → MDLFANSGNSVQEFYVRFKGPEETPFNGGLWKIHVELPDQYPYKSPSIGFVNRIFHPNIDELSGSVCLDVINQTWSPMYDMLNIFEVFLPQLLRYPNPSDPLNGEAAALMMREPKAYEAKVKEYVAKYASKEAVDEAGEDTESEDELSSAGSYESDNEEPAGTMDDV, encoded by the exons ATGGATCTATTCGCTAACTCCGGAAATTCAGT GCAAGAATTCTATGTCCGTTTCAAGGGTCCGGAAGAAA CACCATTCAACGGAGGCCTCTGGAAAATCCACGTCGAATTGCCTGACCAGTACCCATACAAGAGCCCAAGCATAGGATTCGTCAACAGAATCTTCCACCCAAATATCGACGAGCT GTCTGGCTCAGTCTGCCTTGACGTGATCAACCAAACGTGGTCGCCCATGTACGACATGCTCAACATCTTTGAAGTCTTCCTTCCTCAACTCCTTCGGTATCCCAATCCTTCGGACCCTCTCAACGGAGAGGCGGCAGCGCTTATGATGAGGGAACCCAAGGCATATGAGGCAAAGGTCAAAG AATATGTTGCCAAATACGCTAGCAAAGAGGCTGTGGATGAGGCAGGTGAAGACACCGAGTCTGAAGATGAGCTAAGCTCGGCGGGGAGCTACGAATCTGATAACGAAGAGCCTGCGGGTACAATGGACGACGTCTGA